In Phycodurus eques isolate BA_2022a chromosome 10, UOR_Pequ_1.1, whole genome shotgun sequence, a genomic segment contains:
- the tkta gene encoding transketolase codes for MEDYHKPDQQTVQALRNIANRLRINSIKATTAAGAGHPTSCCNVAEIMSVLFFHTMKYRPEDPRNFHSDRFLMSKAQSAPALYSIWVETGFLKESELLSMCQVDSSLEGHLVPKQQFVDVTTGYLGQGLGVACGMAYTGKYFDKASYRVYCLLGDGEMSEGSVWEAMSFASYYQLDNIVAIMDINRLSQSDSAPLQHHAEKYQRRCEAFGWHAIIVDGHSVEELCKALSQPRHQPTAIIAKTIKGKGIPAAEDKIGWHSKTLPKDMAEMVMKDLQSRIMNTSKHLYPPTPVEDSPPVSLRNIRMASAPTYKPGEKIATRKAYGMAITKLGRYNERVVALDGDTNNLTYSEIFKNEHPNRFVECYIAQQNMVSVAMGCTTRERNVVFASTLASFFTRAYDQLRMAAILDSNINLCGSHCGLSTGEEGPSLMGLEDMAMFRALPRTTIFYPSDAVSAEKAVELAASTKGVCYIRTSRQDNAVIYNSNEDFHVGQAKVVYQSKEDQVTVVAAGVTLHEALAAAEHLKKERIYVRVIDPFTIKPLDAKTIIDHTRATRGRILTVEDHYYEGGLGEAVCSAVVNESGFNLHRLAVSHVPRSGKPQELLKIYGIDRDAITQAVRKMLSTSTNAK; via the exons ATGGAGGATTACCACAAACCTGACCAACAGACAGTGCAGGCGTTGAGGAACATCGCCAATCGCCTCAGGATCAACTCCATCAAGGCGACGACGGCGGCTGGCGCGGG ACACCCCACATCATGCTGCAACGTGGCGGAAATCATGTCTGTGCTTTTCTTCCACACCATGAAGTACCGCCCCGAGGATCCACGAAACTTCCACAGCGATCGCTTCCTTATGTCCAAG GCTCAATCTGCGCCTGCCTTGTACTCCATCTGGGTTGAAACAGGATTCCTAAAGGAGAGCGAGTTGCTCAGTATGTGCCAGGTTGACTCTTCCCTGGAGGGCCACCTTGTCCCT AAGCAGCAATTTGTGGATGTAACCACTGGCTATTTGGGACAGGGGCTCggtgtggcctgtggaatggcATACACAGGGAAATACTTTGACAAAGCCAG CTACCGTGTTTACTGCCTGTTGGGGGATGGCGAAATGTCAGAGGGCTCTGTGTGGGAAGCCATGTCGTTCGCTTCTTACTACCAGCTTGACAACATAGTGGCCATCATGGACATCAACCGCCTGAGCCAAAGTGACTCTGCGCCTCTGCAGCATCATGCCGAGAAATACCAGAGACGCTGTGAAGCTTTCGG CTGGCATGCCATCATTGTGGATGGACACAGTGTGGAGGAGCTGTGCAAGGCTCTGAGCCAGCCACGCCATCAGCCCACAGCTATCATTGCCAAAACCATCAAGGGCAAAGGCATTCCAG CTGCAGAAGATAAGATTGGCTGGCACTCCAAAACTCTGCCTAAAGACATGGCCGAGATGGTCATGAAGGATTTGCAGAGTCGGATCATGAACACCAGCAAGCACCTGTACCCCCCTACTCCCGTAGAGGACTCACCCCCAGTGAGCCTGAGGAACATCCGCATGGCCAGCGCACCCACCTACAAACCTGGAGAAAAG ATTGCCACGCGTAAGGCCTATGGGATGGCGATCACCAAGTTAGGCCGCTACAACGAGCGCGTTGTTGCTCTTGATGGAGACACAAACAACCTCACCTACTCAGAGATCTTCAAGAATGAGCATCCCAATCGTTTTGTGGAGTGCTACATTGCCCAGCAGAATATG GTTAGTGTTGCCATGGGATGTACCACTCGTGAGAGGAACGTTGTGTTTGCCAGCACCCTGGCATCCTTTTTCACACGTGCCTATGACCAGCTCCGCATGGCAGCCATATTAGATAGCAACATCAATCTATGTGGCTCCCACTGCGGCCTGTCCACTG GAGAGGAAGGGCCCTCCTTGATGGGGTTGGAGGACATGGCTATGTTCAGGGCCCTCCCTAGAACAACAATCTTCTATCCCAGCGATGCAGTTTCTGCAGAGAAAGCTGTGGAACTGGCTGCATCCACAAAG GGTGTTTGCTATATCCGAACCAGCCGCCAAGACAACGCTGTCATCTACAACAGCAATGAAGATTTCCATGTTGGACAGGCTAAG GTGGTGTACCAGAGCAAAGAGGATCAGGTGACTGTGGTGGCTGCTGGAGTGACACTGCATGAAGCGCTGGCTGCAGCTGAACACCTAAAGAAAG AGAGGATATATGTGCGAGTTATCGACCCGTTCACAATCAAACCTCTTGACGCCAAGACCATCATTGACCACACGCGTGCTACCAGGGGAAGAATCCTCACTGTGGAGGACCATTACTATGAAG GTGGCCTGGGGGAGGCCGTGTGCTCGGCAGTCGTCAACGAGAGTGGCTTCAATCTCCATCGTCTAGCCGTGTCGCACGTGCCGCGTAGCGGCAAACCGCAAGAGCTTCTCAAGATCTATGGCATCGACCGTGATGCCATCACCCAGGCCGTACGCAAGATGCTCAGCACCTCCACCAATGCCAAGTAA
- the card19 gene encoding caspase recruitment domain family, member 19 isoform X2 — translation MGDSFHEQLTEDGAFLRAERRLDTELVDKIILQLNRIYPQMLTDKEATKFRKLDVPTRVRLGELLTHLQAKGEEACREFYRALHLHVEDVYYSLPTRLRLRDSVDPITFPSAYKERHVMNDKGPLFFISCFSVAVGLALVYYLGEAKVTGGSGALGMAALGLKRKASEVLVWYTEESFKK, via the exons ATGGGAG ATAGTTTCCATGAGCAGCTGACAGAGGATGGCGCTTTCCTCAGAGCAGAGAGGAGACTGGACACAGAGCTGGTGGACAAAATCATTCTCCAGCTCAACAGAATCTACCCTCAAATGCTTACAGACAAGGAGGCCACAAAG TTCCGAAAGTTGGACGTGCCCACGCGCGTCCGACTGGGTGAGCTCCTGACTCACTTGCAGGCTAAAGGCGAGGAAGCATGCAGGGAATTTTACAGGGCGCTTCACCTGCATGTTGAGGACGTATACTATAGCTTGCCAACACGCCTCCGTCTCCGAG ATTCTGTTGATCCTATCACATTTCCAAGTGCCTATAAAGAGAGACATGTTATGAATGACAAAG GTCCCCTCTTCTTTATAAGCTGCTTCAGTGTTGCAGTTGGACTGGCATTAGTCTATTACTTAGGTG AAGCCAAAGTGACTGGAGGAAGTGGGGCCCTTGGGATGGCCGCTTTGGGTTTGAAAAGAAAAGCCAGCGAGGTTCTTGTATGGTACACAGAAGAAAGTTTCAAGAAGTAA
- the card19 gene encoding caspase recruitment domain family, member 19 isoform X1, giving the protein MGDSFHEQLTEDGAFLRAERRLDTELVDKIILQLNRIYPQMLTDKEATKFRKLDVPTRVRLGELLTHLQAKGEEACREFYRALHLHVEDVYYSLPTRLRLRGLPLILLPSCSNQANSVDPITFPSAYKERHVMNDKGPLFFISCFSVAVGLALVYYLGEAKVTGGSGALGMAALGLKRKASEVLVWYTEESFKK; this is encoded by the exons ATGGGAG ATAGTTTCCATGAGCAGCTGACAGAGGATGGCGCTTTCCTCAGAGCAGAGAGGAGACTGGACACAGAGCTGGTGGACAAAATCATTCTCCAGCTCAACAGAATCTACCCTCAAATGCTTACAGACAAGGAGGCCACAAAG TTCCGAAAGTTGGACGTGCCCACGCGCGTCCGACTGGGTGAGCTCCTGACTCACTTGCAGGCTAAAGGCGAGGAAGCATGCAGGGAATTTTACAGGGCGCTTCACCTGCATGTTGAGGACGTATACTATAGCTTGCCAACACGCCTCCGTCTCCGAGGTTTGCCTCTGATACTTCTTCCATCATGTAGTAACCAAGCAA ATTCTGTTGATCCTATCACATTTCCAAGTGCCTATAAAGAGAGACATGTTATGAATGACAAAG GTCCCCTCTTCTTTATAAGCTGCTTCAGTGTTGCAGTTGGACTGGCATTAGTCTATTACTTAGGTG AAGCCAAAGTGACTGGAGGAAGTGGGGCCCTTGGGATGGCCGCTTTGGGTTTGAAAAGAAAAGCCAGCGAGGTTCTTGTATGGTACACAGAAGAAAGTTTCAAGAAGTAA
- the bicd2 gene encoding protein bicaudal D homolog 2, whose protein sequence is MADQEYPEAVLVTEAGPQWLRVEVERLSRELRETTQEKIQAAEYGLVVLEEKQQLKQRFDELESEHEAVRQELDQLKEAFGQVHSAHRKVAADGESREESLILESASKEAQYQQKVLEMQNDLRQAKVSIASVQAENERLSHIALEMRETSDQVELQRSQLRDDIREYKVREARLLQDYSELEEENISLQKQVSALRQNQVEFEGLKYEIRRLEEDSQCLNSQLEDAMRLREIAERQLTEALETIKTEREQKATLRKELSHFVTIGGSVYNGLFNISFDNLKLHDDPAAISDLDNDDLIRGFENGLIKAGEGDKDNDSVAGQRGDFKPAPSLVDDLLSELNISEIQKLKQQLGQVEREKMALINTLQENQKQLEQAYGTVSEQKETVNRLTENLSAMRKLQASKERQSALDGEKDRDSHEDGDYYELDINGPEILKCKYTVAVSEAGELRQELKTLRAQYNNCRSQYQDERARLECDLHELRSRLASLEKISQADKMEMARLEKELRLVSETASESLGSLNVAQDELIAFSEELANLYNHVCMCNNETPNRVMLDYYKEGKALVRRGQEAKVRPFSILLTNGVIPEADTKKPDSVDTAVVSAPEPRPEPMNIYNLVAIIRDQIRHLQQAVDRTTELSRQRLANLELSTVADKDKEACMEEILKVKSLLSTKREQIATLRAVLKANKQTAEVALANLKSKYDSEKVMVTETMMKLRNELKVLKEDAATFSSLRGMFASRCDEYVTQLDDMQRQLAAAEDEKKTLNSLLRMAIQQKLALTQRLEDLEFDHEQARRNTTTLAAGKSKTKGKGAPSSHH, encoded by the exons ATGGCGGACCAGGAATATCCCGAAGCGGTACTGGTGACCGAGGCCGGGCCCCAGTGGCTCCGAGTCGAGGTGGAACGACTCTCCCGGGAGCTGCGAGAAACGACGCAGGAAAAGATCCAGGCGGCGGAATATGGACTGGTGGTGCTGGAGGAGAAACAACAGCTCAAGCAGCGATTTGATGAGCTGGAAAGCGAGCATGAGGCTGTCCGACAGGAGCTGGATCAGCTCAAAGAG GCCTTCGGGCAAGTGCACTCAGCCCACAGGAAGGTGGCAGCAGACGGAGAGAGCAGGGAGGAATCGTTGATCCTGGAGTCGGCCAGTAAAGAGGCGCAGTACCAACAGAAGGTTCTGGAGATGCAGAATGACCTTCGCCAGGCCAAAGTCTCAATTGCCAGTGTGCAAGCTGAGAATGAGCGCCTGTCACACATCGCTTTGGAAATGAGAGAG ACTTCTGACCAGGTGGAGCTGCAGCGCAGTCAGCTGCGCGATGACATTCGAGAGTATAAGGTGCGGGAAGCCCGCCTGCTGCAGGATTACAGTGAACTGGAAGAGGAGAACATCTCTCTGCAGAAACAAGTATCTGCGCTGAGACAGAACCAG GTGGAATTTGAAGGCCTCAAGTATGAGATTCGCCGTCTAGAGGAGGACTCCCAGTGCCTAAACAGCCAGCTGGAGGATGCTATGCGGCTGAGGGAGATCGCTGAGCGCCAGCTAACCGAGGCCTTAGAAACGATTAAAACTGAACGCGAACAGAAGGCCACCCTGCGCAAGGAGCTCTCGCACTTCGTGACCATCGGAGGCTCCGTGTACAATGGCTTGTTTAATATCTCATTTGATAACCTTAAACTCCATGACGATCCCGCTGCAATCTCCGATCTGGACAACGATGACCTGATCCGAGGCTTTGAGAATGGCTTGATCAAGGCAGGTGAAGGTGACAAAGACAATGACTCTGTGGCAGGGCAGAGAGGAGACTTCAAGCCTGCTCCGAGCCTGGTGGATGACCTCCTGAGTGAGCTCAACATCTCTGAGATTCAGAAGCTGAAACAACAGCTTGGACAG GTGGAAAGGGAGAAAATGGCTCTCATCAACACTCTGCAGGAGAATCAGAAGCAGCTTGAACAGGCCTATGGGACAGTGTCTGAACAAAAGGAAACGGTTAACAGACTCACTGAAAACCTTAGCGCCATGAGGAAGCTTCAGGCCAGCAAGGAGCGCCAGTCCGCCCTTGACGGTGAAAAAGATCGAGACAGCCACGAAGACGGAGACTACTATGAGCTGGACATCAACGGGCCGGAGATCCTAAAGTGTAAATACACCGTGGCCGTGTCTGAAGCGGGCGAGCTGAGGCAGGAGCTCAAGACGCTTAGGGCACAGTACAATAATTGTCGAAGCCAGTACCAAGATGAACGAGCAAGGCTGGAGTGTGACCTCCATGAGCTCAGATCAAGGTTGGCTTCCCTGGAGAAGATTAGCCAAGCAGATAAAATGGAGATGGCCCGTCTGGAGAAGGAGCTCCGTCTGGTCAGCGAGACGGCAAGTGAATCACTCGGCAGCCTTAATGTGGCCCAAGATGAGCTTATAGCATTTAGTGAGGAGCTAGCAAATCTCTACAACCATGTTTGCATGTGCAACAATGAGACCCCCAACCGTGTCATGTTGGACTACTACAAGGAGGGCAAAGCATTGGTGAGGCGAGGGCAAGAAGCAAAAGTACGCCCGTTTTCTATACTTCTCACTAACGGAGTCATTCCCGAGGCTGACACTAAAAAGCCAGACTCGGTCGACACCGCGGTCGTCTCTGCCCCTGAGCCTCGCCCAGAGCCCATGAACATCTACAACCTGGTCGCCATCATCCGAGACCAGATCCGCCACCTTCAGCAAGCGGTGGACCGTACCACAGAGCTGTCCCGCCAGAGGCTGGCCAACCTGGAGCTGAGCACCGTGGCAGATAAGGACAAAGAGGCTTGCATGGAGGAGATCCTCAAAGTGAAGTCTCTGCTCAGCACCAAGAGAGAACAGATCGCCACGCTCCGAGCTGTGCTCAAAGCCAACAAACAG ACGGCTGAGGTCGCACTGGCCAACCTGAAGAGCAAATACGATAGTGAGAAGGTCATGGTGACTGAGACCATGATGAAGCTCCGCAATGAACTCAAGGTTTTAAAAGAAGACGCTGCCACCTTCTCCTCTCTCAGAGGCATGTTCGCTTCAAG GTGCGACGAGTATGTGACCCAGCTAGACGACATGCAGAGGCAATTGGCGGCAGCCGAGGATGAGAAGAAGACGTTGAACTCTCTGTTACGAATGGCCATCCAGCAAAAATTGGCCCTCACCCAGCGTCTGGAGGACCTGGAGTTTGACCATGAGCAAGCGCGCCGCAACACTACCACATTGGCGGCGGGGAAGAGCAAGACTAAGGGCAAGGGAGCCCCATCCAGTCATCAC TAA